The following are from one region of the Myxocyprinus asiaticus isolate MX2 ecotype Aquarium Trade chromosome 2, UBuf_Myxa_2, whole genome shotgun sequence genome:
- the LOC127454209 gene encoding transcription factor Sox-17-alpha-like has product MSSPDAGYASDDPSQTRGSSVMMPGMRQCAWADPLNPLADSKVKSETCSAVGPGHGKSEPRIRRPMNAFMVWAKDERKRLAQQNPDLHNAELSKMLGKSWKALPMVDKRPFVEEAERLRVKHMQDHPNYKYRPRRRKQVKRNKRLDSGFLLPGVGDTQTPLGMDRMTMGYSGLPQAGLHQYCETQGLFEPYSLPTPDPSPMDAGVTEFFTNLQDEHHQSAYNYHHHQEYQLQEHTNTQTLANTHPHVSTHSHSVPHSNVNIHGNSSNAQLNLMNNAQQLSNASANQQTGQNSSPHSNSVTLALFNRSLSPPSHQTTAYLSCPSSLGVFYGANSQLKRPYEELSLPVAGRTHPHNSTDPHTQAHVATQSQCPGEMDEVDSSEFEQYLSYGVPHTPLQGPDLISTVLSDASTAVYYCGYNNS; this is encoded by the exons ATGAGCAGTCCCGATGCGGGCTACGCCAGTGACGACCCGAGTCAGACCCGCGGCAGCTCAGTCATGATGCCCGGCATGAGGCAGTGCGCGTGGGCGGACCCGCTCAATCCGCTTGCTGACTCCAAAGTGAAGAGCGAGACGTGTTCTGCTGTGGGTCCCGGGCACGGGAAGAGCGAGCCGCGCATCCGCCGGCCGATGAACGCGTTTATGGTGTGGGCGAAAGATGAGCGCAAGAGGTTGGCGCAACAAAACCCCGACCTGCACAACGCGGAGCTCAGCAAAATGCTCG GTAAGTCATGGAAAGCTTTACCAATGGTGGACAAACGTCCATTCGTGGAGGAGGCCGAACGCCTGCGAGTGAAACACATGCAGGACCACCCAAACTATAAGTACCGGCCACGACGTCGCAAACAGGTGAAACGAAACAAACGACTGGACTCAGGCTTCCTGCTGCCTGGGGTGGGGGACACACAGACCCCTTTAGGCATGGACAGAATGACTATGGGCTATTCAGGACTGCCGCAAGCAGGACTGCATCAATATTGTGAGACCCAGGGTTTGTTTGAGCCTTACAGCTTGCCTACACCCGACCCCTCTCCTATGGACGCTGGGGTGACCGAATTCTTCACCAATCTCCAAGACGAACACCATCAGTCAGCGTACAACTATCATCATCACCAAGAGTACCAGCTTCAGGAACACACCAACACGCAAACACTTGCCAACACGCACCCTCACGTGAGCACTCATTCTCACAGCGTCCCTCACTCCAACGTCAACATACACGGCAACTCCAGCAATGCACAACTCAATCTGATGAACAACGCACAACAACTGAGTAATGCGAGTGCCAACCAGCAAACCGGTCAGAATTCTAGTCCACATTCTAACTCAGTCACTCTCGCCCTCTTTAACAGAAGTCTTTCACCGCCTTCTCATCAAACCACTGCTTACCTGAGCTGCCCTTCCAGTTTAGGTGTCTTTTATGGTGCCAACTCTCAACTGAAGCGTCCTTATGaggaactgtcacttcctgtcgCCGGTCGCACGCATCCACACAACTCTACTGATCCGCACACTCAGGCTCATGTGGCAACACAGAGTCAATGCCCTGGTGAAATGGATGAAGTGGACAGCAGTGAGTTTGAGCAATACCTCTCTTATGGGGTCCCACATACACCCTTACAAGGGCCCGACTTAATCTCAACTGTACTTTCTGATGCCAGCACTGCCGTCTACTACTGTGGCTACAATAATTcctga